GCAGCACGACATGGAGGGTGGCGTCCTGGCCGGCCCGGTCCTCGAGGAGCAGCTCCCCCAGCGCCTCGTCCGTGGCGCGGTCGACGACAGCGAGGTCGAGCCTCATGTCGACGTCGGCGGTCACGAGCGGTCGCAGGGTGACGGTGTCACCGGTCAGGACGGGTGCCCGCCAACGCGCGCTGTCGGAGACGGTCACGCGGGCATTCATACCGCCTACGGTGGAGGTAGCACGAGCGGTTTCGGCACCGGGAGGCGCACATGACGCGGGTCAGGGTCGTGGTGAGCGGCTTTGTGCAGGGAGTGTTCTTCCGCGAGAGCTGCCGGCAGGAGGCCGGTCGGCAGGGCGTGGCGGGCTGGGTGCGCAACGACGCCGCCGGGACCGTCACGGCCGAGTTCGAGGGCGACCCGGCGGCGGTCGAGGCGATGGTGGCGTGGTGCCGCCGCGGCCCCGCGCACGCCGCCGTCGAGGGCGTCGAGGCCACCACCCTCGAGCCCACCGGGTCGACACGCTTCGAGGTCCGGTGACCGGCGTCACCGTCCGGCAGGCCACACCCGACGACGCCGACGTCGCGGGCCGGCTCCTCCACGACTTCAACGTCGAGTTCGAGACTCCCACCCCCGACCCCGCCGAGTTCGCGGGTCGCTTCCGCGCCCTCCTCGCCGACCCGGACCAGGTCGTGCTGCTGGCCGAGGACGGCGACGTGGCGGTCGGGTTCGCCTACCTGACGCTGCGGCCGACCCCGTACTACGACGGCCCGCTCGCCCAGCTCGAGGAGCTCTACGTCCGGCCGGACCTGCGGGACCAGCGCATCGGGAGCGCCCTGCTGACGCGGGCGCTGGAGCTGGTGACCGAGCGCGGCGCCGGCGAGATGCACATCGGCGTCGACGAGGTCGACACCGACACCCGGCGGTTCTACGAGCAGCGCTTCGGCTTCACCAACGTCGAGCCGGCGACCGACTCGCGGATGCTCTACTACATCCGCGAGCTCTGATCGGCGCACCGCACCGACGCTGCAGCGATGAAGTCGGCCCCCGGTCGTGGTCGTACCAGAGACCTCGAGGAAGGGAGCTCCGCTGTGGGCAAGGTGCTCTGGCACACGCTGATGAGCCTCGACGGCTTCGTCGCGGGACCGGATGACGACATGGGCTGGGCCCTCGGCGTCGACATCGTCCCCGGTGGGACGGTCGACCGGATCGTCGCCTCGACCGGGGCGCTCCTCGTCGGGCGGCGTACGCAGGACGTGGAGGACCGTCTCCAGCCAGGGTTCTACGGCGGCGCCTTCCGGGGCCCCTTCTTCGTGCTGCGCCACGACCCCCCGCCGACACCGCCCGTGGTGAAGGGTGTCACGGGGTCCTTCCTCGATGTCGACATCGAGGAGGCGGTGAGCGTCGCACGGGAGGCCGCCGACGGCAGAGACGTCGTGGTCCTGGGCGCGAACATCGCCCGGCAGTGCCTGGAGGCCGGACTGCTGGACGAGGTGGTCGTCCACATCGTCCCCGTCCTGCTCGGCGACGGGACCCGCTTGTTCGCGCGCGCCGGCGGTGGGCCCGTCGAGCTCCATCCGCTGTCGTCGGTCGTCGAGGGCGAGGTCACCACGCTCCACTACTCCGCTCGCCGCGCGACGCCCTCCTGACCCAGCAGGCCACCGGCCGCCGACCCGCAGCGGGGGAACGACGGGCCTCAGGTCGACTGGTGGTTGGTCTCCCAGGCGCGCGCCACCAGCGTCCGCAGCGCCTCGTGGTCGAGGTCGTCGAGCCGCTTCACGTAGAGACAACCCTTGCCGGTCGTGTGCGGGCCGAGCTCGGCGAGGAGCTCCTCGTTGGAGCCGTAGTAGGTCAGCCCGTAGAAGGTGAGGTTGGCCTTGCGTGGAGACAGGCCGACGGCGAAGTAGTCGTGCTCCTTGCCGTCCGCCGTCCGGTAGGTCATGTCCCCGAAGCCGATGATCGATCCCCACAGCACCGGTTCGGCGCCGGTGACCTCCTCGACGAGGGCGACGGCCGCCTCGGCGTCCCGCCGGCGCTGCTCGTGGTCGACGCCGGCGAGGAAGTCCTCAACGGAACCGGACGTGGGCCTGGTCTTGCGCTCGGACATGTCCCGACACTAGCCCCGGCATGACGGCCCCGGTCTGGACAGGCCGGCCGGGGGGCGGCAGGGTGCGGATCCATGCGACGCCTTCTCGGGACCATCGCCAGCCTGCTCACGCTCGGGCTCGCCGCCACCCTGCTCACGCCGCCAGCCCACGCCGGCGATCCCGGCCGTGACCCGGGCCGTGACGGGAGGTGGCGCCACGCCGTCATCGACCCCGACCAGAGCTTCCGGGGCCTGGACGCGGTCGACCGCCGCACCGCGTGGGTCAGCGGCGGCAGCCTCACCGCGGGCGGCCCGGGCCGGGTCTACCGCACCACCGACGGCGGCGGGTCCTGGCAGGACGTGAGCCCGCCCGGCAGCGAGGGCCTGATGTTCCGCGACGTCGAGGCCCACGACGAGGACACCGCCGTCGTCCTCGCGATCGGCGAGGGCGAGGCCTCCCGGATCTACCGCACCGACGACGGCGGCCGGACGTGGACCGAGGCGTTCCGCAACGCCGAGCCCGCCGCGTTCTACAACTGCCTCGACTTCTACCCCGGCGGTCGCCGCGGTCTGGCCGTCAGCGACCCGGTCGACGGCAGGTTCCGGATCCTCGCGACCGAGGACGGCGGCCGGAGCTGGGAGGTGCTGCCGGCCGACGGGATGCCCGACAGCACGGGTGAGTACAACTTCTCGGCCAGCGGCGAGTGCCTGACGATCTCGGGTCGCCACGCGTGGTTCGGGACCGGTGGCAGCGCCGCGCGGGTGTTCCACTCCCGTGACGGCGGGCTCTCGTGGACGGCCACCGACGCCGGCATCCCGGCAGGGGAGGCGGCCGGGGTCTTCGGCCTGGCGTTCCGCGGCCCGCGCCACGGCATCGCGGTCGGCGGCGACTTCGCGACGCCCGCCGACGGGACCGACGCGTCGGCGTACACCCGCGACGGCCGGAGCTGGCGCGGTGGCGGCGACCTCGACCACCTCGGCGAGGACGTCGCCTGGCTGTCGCGGCGCCACCTGGTCGCGGTCGGCGAGGGAGGGGGCGCCGGCGGGGTCAGTGTCAGCGGCGACGGCGGTCGAACCTGGCGCCGGGTCAGCGACCTCGCCTTCCACACCCTCGACTGCGTCCGCGGCGCCTGCTGGGCAGCCGGCGGCAAGGGCCGGTTCGGCCGCGTGGGACGGTAGCTCCACCGGCGACCGATGAGTTCTGGCGGTCGCGGCCGTCGAACCCCTCGAGCCCCGCTGCACGGAGCGCGGGACCGTCCCAGAGCAGGAGAACACCATGCGCACGCTCATCGCGACCCACTTCGTCAGCCTCGACGGGGTCGTCGACTCCCCCGGCGGCGGCGACCACCCCCACGCGGGCTGGACCTTCCGCGACGTGGAGCCCCTGATGGAGGCCTACGAGATGAAGGGGCAGGAGCAGGAGACGGCCGGAGCCTTGCTGGTGGGCCGCGAGAGCTGGGAGGAGTTCCACGAGGTCTGGCCGACGATGACGGAGTTCGAGCGCTTCAACGCGATCCCCAAGTACGTCGTCTCGACCACCCTCGAGGAGGACAAGGTCGCCGCGAGCCCGTGGCAGCCGATGACCGTGCTCCGCTCGATCGACGAGGTCGCCGCCCTGAAGGAGACCGAGGGCGGACCGATCCAGGTCCACGGCAGCGCGCGGCTGACCCAGGCGCTGGCCGCGGCCGGCCTGGTGGACCGCTACCACCTGCTGCTGTTCCCGCTGCTGCTCGGCAGCGGCAAGCGGCTCTTCGCCGACGACGCCGACAAGACCCGGCTGCGGCTGGTCGACCAGGCGTCGTACGCCAACGGCATCCAGAAGCTCTGCTACGACGTCGTCCACTGAGGGTCCTCCACGTCGTGCCCGTCAGGGACAGGGCCTGCGAGTCTTCGACGGGGTGGGTGCCTGCCGGCCCTACGCTCGACGGGTGGACCCCCGGACCGCACGACGCTGGCACCTGCTCACCGGTGTGGTCGCCTCGGCCGCCCTCCTCCTCCAGCTGGCGCTGGTCGTCAGCGGCTCGGCGGTGCTGGTCGAGGAGGACCCGCCGGGACTGCTGACCCGGCTGGGCCGCTTCGTCTGCTACTTCACCGTCCAGAGCAACGCCCTGGTGGCCGTGGTGTCGCTGCTGCTCGCGACCGACCCGCGCCGCGACGGTCCCGCGCTGCGGGTCGCCCGGGTCGCCTCGGTCGTGGGCATCACCATCACGGCCGTCGTGCACTTCCTGTTGCTGCGGCCACTCCTGAGCCTCGACGGCCTGGACCGCTGGGCCGACGTGCTGCTGCACCAGGCGGTGCCGGTGCTGGCCCTCGCCACGTGGCTGTGGTGCGGTCCCCGGCCCCGCCTCGACTGGCGCTCGATCGGGTTCTCGCTCGTGTGGCCGGTGTCGTGGCTGGCCTTCATCCTGCTGGTCCGCCTCGCCACCGGCTGGGTTCCCTATCCGTTCCTCGACCCCGCCGACCAGGGATGGGCGGGCGTGGTCGTCGCCTGCCTGGCCGTGTCGGCGCTCTTCCTCGCCGTTGCTGCCGGCGCCCGCACCGTCGACCGTCGGCTCGCCGCGCGCCCTTGACGCGGGAGGACCCTCAGCGGTCCTCCTCGACGTGCATCGCCGACTGCTCGGGGCTCTCGCCCGTCACCGCGTCCTCCTCGACCGGCCCCCCGAGCACGTCCTGGTCGGCCGGGATCGCGTCGGGGTCGTCCCCGCCGACCATCCGCTCGGCCTCCCGGTCCCCGTGCTCGTCCGGGGCGCCGTACGCCGTCCCCTCCTCCGGCAGCTCCTGGTTGATCCGCTGGTCGAGGGTCTCCCCCTCGGCGGTCTCGACGCCCACGAACTCCGACCCCCTCGGCTTCCGGTCCGGTGGGCTCCACGGCTCGTCGTCGCCGGCGCTCGGGTCGTCGAGGTTGACCTCGGCGTCCGCGCGCTCGCGGGGGTCGAGCTCGTGGTGTCCGAGGTCGCCCTCGTCCTGACGGTTGCGGTTGTCGGTCATGCCTCCACCTTGCCGCGCGGTGGAGCCGCGGACAACGTCCTTCCGGGCGAGCAGCCTCACTCCGCCACGGTCGAGTGCACCTCCAGCTGCCCCTCCAGCGTCCGGTGGACCGGGCACTTGTCGGCGATCCGCACCAGGGCGTCGCGCTGGTCGTCCGTCAGTCCCCCGGGCAGGTGCAGCACGCGGTCGAGCCGGTCGATTGGCCGTCGGTGTGCTCGCACTCGACGCAGTCGTCGGCGTGGACCCGCTCGTGGGAGACCTCGACGGCGAGCTCCCCCACCTGCCAGTCCTTGCGGTCGGCGTACATCCGCATCGTCATCGCGGTGCAGGAGGCCAGCGACATCGCCAGGTAGTCGTAGGGCGTCGGCCCCTGCTCGGTGCCGCCGACGTCCTCGGGCTCGTCGGCCACCAGGAAGGATCCGCGCGAGTCGAGCGTGGTCAGGAACCCGTCCGTGTTGCGAGCGGTGACACCGGCGCCCTCGTAGGACTCGCCGCGGCCTTCCGCCGCCGGCAGGTAGCGCCCCGCCCACGCGGCGATCACCGCCGCCACGTACGTCGCGTCGTCCGGGTCGGTCACGAGGTGGTCGGCGTCGTCGAGGGACACGAAGCTCTTGGGGTGCCGCGCCGCGTGGTAGAGGATCTCGGCGTTGTCGATCCCGACCAGCTCGTCGCGGGGCGCGTGCATGATCAGCGTCGCCCCGTCGAAGCCCGCGATCCGCTCCCGGGGGTCGCCCTGCTCGAGCTCCTCGAGGAAGGAGCGGCCGACGGTGAAGGTGCGACCGGCGATGGTGACCGGTGCGGACCCGTCCCGGCGGACCGCCTCTAGGTCGCCGTCGAGGAGGTGCTCGACGTGCCCGGGGTCGGCGGGCGCCCCGATCGTGGCGACCGCGCGCACGCCGTCGAGCGTGGGAGCCACGGACAGCACCGCGGCGCCGCCGAGCGAGTGCCCCACCAGCAGCGAGGGCGCGGTCACCGTCTCCGTGAGGTAGTCGGCCGCTGCCCGCAGGTCCGCGACGTCCGCGGTGAAGGAGGAGTCGGCGAACTCGCCGCCGCTGCGGCCGAGGCCGGCGAAGTCGAAGGACAGCACCGCGAACCCCTGCCGGGTGAGCGCCGCCGTGAGCTGCCGCTCGACCCGCAGGTCCTTGCCGCAGGTGAAGCAGTGCGCGAAGAGCGCCGCCCCCCTCAGCGGCCCCACCGGCCGCTCCAGCCGAGCCGCGAGGTCCTGCCCCCGGGCGCCGGAGAACGTGCAGGTGCTGCTCGTGCTCGTCATGACCCCTCCCGGGCTGTCGTCGACCCTCGACCGCGCACGTGGCCACCTGCGCGGACCCTCATCATCGGGACCGGCACGGCCTCGGGTGCGTCTGCTGCCGGTTCTACCCGGGCGAACCAAGCGGCGTACCGAGACGCGAGCGGCGCCGCGCTGAGACCGTGGAGCAGGATGCTGGCGGCCACCACCAGGCTCGCCGCAGTCATCAGCTCGCCGCTGCGTCCCTCGCCGATCTCCTCGACCACGACGATGGTGAAGAGGATGGAGGCCAGTCCGCGTGGCCCGAACCAGCCGAGATAGCCCACGGTGGGAGCCCGCAGCCCGACGCCGAGCACCGAGACGGCGACGGGGAGCATCCGGACCAGGGTGAGGCTGAGGGCGGCGTACGCCAGGGCGCCGGGCGTCGTCTCGAGGAGTGCGGGTCCGAGCAGGACGGCCCCGAACAGCAGGAACGTCAGCAGGGAGAGGAGGTGGCCCTCCTCCTCGGCGAAGTCGGCGACCATCCCGCAGTGCTCGCGTGCCGCCTCGCCGAAGGCGAGACCAGCGACGAACGCCGCCACGAAGCCGTTGCCGCCGACGACCTCGGCCGCCGCCCACGCGGTCACACCGATCCCCAGGGTGGTGAGCTGCCGCAGGTCGCCGTGGACCCAGCCACGGTCGTGTGCCCGGACGAGCAGCAGGCCTCCGAGGTAACCGACCAGCGCGCCGCCGATCACCCCGAGCCCCACCTGCTGACCGGCCAGCCCCAGCCAGCCGCCGACCCCCCGCCCCTCGAGCTCGGCGGTCGCGCCCGCGACCAGCACGGCCAGGATCGGCACCATCAGCCCGTCGTTGAGGCCGCTCTCGACGTTGAGCGCCTGACGGACCCGCGAGGGCACCCGCTCGTCGGAGACGACCGCGGCACCGAGGGCGGCGTCGGTCGGCGTGAGGATCGCGGCGAGCAGCGCGGCCTCCCACCAGCCGAGGTCGGCCAGCAGCCAGACCGCGGCCACCGTGCCGAGCAGCAGGGTGAGCGGCAGCCCGACCCCGAGCAGGCGGAGCGGGAGGGCGAGCTGCCCCAGCAGGCGGCGCAGGTGGATGCGGGAGGCGTCGGTGAAGAGCACCATCACCAACGTCGCCTCGGCGAGGATCTCGACGGTGGTGGTGGAGATGTCACCGCCGAGCACGCCCG
The genomic region above belongs to Nocardioides coralli and contains:
- a CDS encoding acylphosphatase; translated protein: MTRVRVVVSGFVQGVFFRESCRQEAGRQGVAGWVRNDAAGTVTAEFEGDPAAVEAMVAWCRRGPAHAAVEGVEATTLEPTGSTRFEVR
- a CDS encoding GNAT family N-acetyltransferase, producing the protein MTGVTVRQATPDDADVAGRLLHDFNVEFETPTPDPAEFAGRFRALLADPDQVVLLAEDGDVAVGFAYLTLRPTPYYDGPLAQLEELYVRPDLRDQRIGSALLTRALELVTERGAGEMHIGVDEVDTDTRRFYEQRFGFTNVEPATDSRMLYYIREL
- a CDS encoding dihydrofolate reductase family protein yields the protein MKSAPGRGRTRDLEEGSSAVGKVLWHTLMSLDGFVAGPDDDMGWALGVDIVPGGTVDRIVASTGALLVGRRTQDVEDRLQPGFYGGAFRGPFFVLRHDPPPTPPVVKGVTGSFLDVDIEEAVSVAREAADGRDVVVLGANIARQCLEAGLLDEVVVHIVPVLLGDGTRLFARAGGGPVELHPLSSVVEGEVTTLHYSARRATPS
- a CDS encoding DUF1801 domain-containing protein, which encodes MSERKTRPTSGSVEDFLAGVDHEQRRRDAEAAVALVEEVTGAEPVLWGSIIGFGDMTYRTADGKEHDYFAVGLSPRKANLTFYGLTYYGSNEELLAELGPHTTGKGCLYVKRLDDLDHEALRTLVARAWETNHQST
- a CDS encoding WD40/YVTN/BNR-like repeat-containing protein — protein: MRRLLGTIASLLTLGLAATLLTPPAHAGDPGRDPGRDGRWRHAVIDPDQSFRGLDAVDRRTAWVSGGSLTAGGPGRVYRTTDGGGSWQDVSPPGSEGLMFRDVEAHDEDTAVVLAIGEGEASRIYRTDDGGRTWTEAFRNAEPAAFYNCLDFYPGGRRGLAVSDPVDGRFRILATEDGGRSWEVLPADGMPDSTGEYNFSASGECLTISGRHAWFGTGGSAARVFHSRDGGLSWTATDAGIPAGEAAGVFGLAFRGPRHGIAVGGDFATPADGTDASAYTRDGRSWRGGGDLDHLGEDVAWLSRRHLVAVGEGGGAGGVSVSGDGGRTWRRVSDLAFHTLDCVRGACWAAGGKGRFGRVGR
- a CDS encoding dihydrofolate reductase family protein, whose product is MRTLIATHFVSLDGVVDSPGGGDHPHAGWTFRDVEPLMEAYEMKGQEQETAGALLVGRESWEEFHEVWPTMTEFERFNAIPKYVVSTTLEEDKVAASPWQPMTVLRSIDEVAALKETEGGPIQVHGSARLTQALAAAGLVDRYHLLLFPLLLGSGKRLFADDADKTRLRLVDQASYANGIQKLCYDVVH
- a CDS encoding Pr6Pr family membrane protein, with product MDPRTARRWHLLTGVVASAALLLQLALVVSGSAVLVEEDPPGLLTRLGRFVCYFTVQSNALVAVVSLLLATDPRRDGPALRVARVASVVGITITAVVHFLLLRPLLSLDGLDRWADVLLHQAVPVLALATWLWCGPRPRLDWRSIGFSLVWPVSWLAFILLVRLATGWVPYPFLDPADQGWAGVVVACLAVSALFLAVAAGARTVDRRLAARP
- a CDS encoding OsmC family protein — protein: MLHLPGGLTDDQRDALVRIADKCPVHRTLEGQLEVHSTVAE
- a CDS encoding bifunctional alpha/beta hydrolase/OsmC family protein, whose translation is MTSTSSTCTFSGARGQDLAARLERPVGPLRGAALFAHCFTCGKDLRVERQLTAALTRQGFAVLSFDFAGLGRSGGEFADSSFTADVADLRAAADYLTETVTAPSLLVGHSLGGAAVLSVAPTLDGVRAVATIGAPADPGHVEHLLDGDLEAVRRDGSAPVTIAGRTFTVGRSFLEELEQGDPRERIAGFDGATLIMHAPRDELVGIDNAEILYHAARHPKSFVSLDDADHLVTDPDDATYVAAVIAAWAGRYLPAAEGRGESYEGAGVTARNTDGFLTTLDSRGSFLVADEPEDVGGTEQGPTPYDYLAMSLASCTAMTMRMYADRKDWQVGELAVEVSHERVHADDCVECEHTDGQSTGSTACCTCPGD
- a CDS encoding cation:proton antiporter produces the protein MPPLAAVAVVALLLVGYGLVSARLDAWSVTGPLVFTAAGLALGPTGAGVLGGDISTTTVEILAEATLVMVLFTDASRIHLRRLLGQLALPLRLLGVGLPLTLLLGTVAAVWLLADLGWWEAALLAAILTPTDAALGAAVVSDERVPSRVRQALNVESGLNDGLMVPILAVLVAGATAELEGRGVGGWLGLAGQQVGLGVIGGALVGYLGGLLLVRAHDRGWVHGDLRQLTTLGIGVTAWAAAEVVGGNGFVAAFVAGLAFGEAAREHCGMVADFAEEEGHLLSLLTFLLFGAVLLGPALLETTPGALAYAALSLTLVRMLPVAVSVLGVGLRAPTVGYLGWFGPRGLASILFTIVVVEEIGEGRSGELMTAASLVVAASILLHGLSAAPLASRYAAWFARVEPAADAPEAVPVPMMRVRAGGHVRGRGSTTAREGS